The Budorcas taxicolor isolate Tak-1 chromosome 18, Takin1.1, whole genome shotgun sequence genome window below encodes:
- the CIBAR2 gene encoding CBY1-interacting BAR domain-containing protein 2, whose amino-acid sequence MNIILSRDSQVRVMEDTVTNAEKSFGQFCSLLAAYTRKTARLRDKADQLVKQLISFANTENPEMRATLRNFAEDLAKVQDYRQAEVERLETKVVNPLKLYGMQIKQTRAEIKKFKSIRNNEIKQLEKLEKLRQKSPSDRQTISQAETSVQRASVDASHTSHQLEETVDTFQKQKLKDIQKIFSDFVTIEMVFHAKAVEVYSSAFQTLESYDLEKDLEDFRAKMHRVYGRCDARPALMDTTLSPALPWSLAQSSQSTIQSQRKEAVREDDSAEEDPVEDLRGQAQRLHQ is encoded by the exons ATGAACATCATTCTCTCCAG ggacAGCCAGGTGCGGGTGATGGAGGACACAGTGACCAATGCCGAGAAGTCCTTTGGCCAGTTCTGCTCACTGCTGGCCGCCTACACCCGCAAGACAGCCCGGCTGCGTGACAAGGCCGACCAGCTGGTCAAACAGCTCATCAGCTTCGCCAATACAGAGAACCCAGAGATGCGGGCCACCCTGAGGAACTTCGCTGAGGACTTGGCCAAAGTGCAAGATTACAGGCAAGCTGAG GTAGAGAGGCTGGAGACCAAGGTCGTCAACCCCCTGAAGCTCTATGGGATGCAAATAAAGCAGACCCGG GCTGAGATCAAGAAATTCAAAAGTATCCGGAACAATGAAATCAAACAACTGGAGAAACTGGAGAAGCTGAGGCAGAAATCCCCTTCGGATAGACAGACCATC AG CCAGGCAGAGACCAGCGTGCAGAGGGCCTCAGTGGATGCCAGCCACACCTCCCACCAGCTGGAGGAGACAGTGGACACCTTCCAGAAGCAGAAGCTGAAGGACATTCAG AAAATTTTTTCAGACTTTGTGACCATTGAGATGGTCTTCCATGCCAAAGCAGTGGAGGTGTATTCCAGTGCCTTCCAGACTCTGGAGAGCTATGACCTGGAGAAAGATCTGGAG GATTTTAGAGCCAAGATGCATAGAGTTTATGGGCGTTGCGATGCTCGGCCAGCACTCATGGACACCACCCTGTCCCCAGCTCTCCCATGGTCTCTTGCCCAG AGTTCTCAGAGCACCATACAGAGCCAGAGAAAAGAAGCAGTGAGGGAGGATGACTCTGCTGAGGAGGACCCCGTGGAGGACCTCAGGGGACAGGCACAGAGGCTCCATCAATAG